The Antennarius striatus isolate MH-2024 chromosome 20, ASM4005453v1, whole genome shotgun sequence genome includes a region encoding these proteins:
- the LOC137614261 gene encoding inositol monophosphatase 1-like, producing the protein MGDEWQEAYDYAVQVARKAGAEIRKAGESEIRVMTKSSTVDLVTKTDERVEKIIIGALKEKFGEGTHHFIGEESMAKGEPCILTNDPTWIIDPVDGTTNFVHGFPFVAVSIAFAVNKELEFGVIYSCLEDKMYKARKGMGAFCDEEQIYVSDVKDIKKSIIISEHGTDRSREKVSKIFSTMQKILCIPVHGLRGSGTAATNMCLVATGAVEAFFEIGIHCWDIAAGAVIVKEAGGLLMDVDGKPFDLMSRRMLSANNDIIAQRIIKEIEIFHVPRDDERQEI; encoded by the exons ATGGGAGACGAGTGGCAGGAGGCTTATGACTATGCTGTTCAAGTGGCAAGAAAAGCTGGAGCT GAAATCAGGAAAGCGGGGGAGAGCGAGATAAGAGTCATGACAAAGAGCTCCACAGTGGACCTCGTCACCAAGACGGATGAGAGAGTGGAGAAGATCATCATCGGTGCTCTTAAAGAAAAATTCGGAGAAGGGACACATCA TTTCATTGGAGAGGAGTCGATGGCAAAAGGGGAGCCGTGCATTTTAACAAACGATCCTACGTGGATCATCGACCCCGTGGACGGCACCACAAACTTCGTGCATGG attCCCCTTTGTGGCTGTTTCTATTGCCTTTGCTGTCAACAAAGAG CTGGAGTTTGGTGTGATCTACAGCTGCCTGGAGGACAAAATGTACAAAGCCAGGAAGGGGATGGGGGCTTTCTGCGACGAAGAACAGATTTATGTGTCTGATGTAAAAG ATATCAAAAAGTCCATTATCATCTCTGAGCATGGAACGGACAGGAGCCGTGAGAAAGTATCCAAGATCTTCTCCACCATGCAGAAGATCCTCTGCATTCCGGTGCACGG GCTGCGGGGGTCCGGGACAGCCGCCACCAACATGTGTCTGGTGGCGACGGGGGCGGTGGAGGCCTTCTTCGAGATCGGGATCCACTGCTGGGACATCGCCGCTGGAGCGGTTATAGTCAAAGAAGCCGGAGGGTTGCTGATGGATGTTGACG GGAAACCGTTCGATTTGATGTCTCGACGGATGCTTTCGGCAAACAACGATATAATTGCCCAACGGATCATCAAGGAAATTGAAATATTCCATGTGCCGAGGGACGACGAGCGACAGGAGATATAG